Sequence from the Pseudanabaena sp. BC1403 genome:
TTTGAGAACTAACTCCAGCATTATTGAAAGCACAGTCTAAATGACCGAATGTACTGAAAATAGAAGTAATGAGTGATTCTACGGATTGAGTTTGAGACACATCTGTATAAATGAACTTAGCCTTACCACCGTTTTCTTGAATAATACGAATCGTCTCATCACCACCAATAGAATCTATATCTGCAATAACAACTTGCGCTCCTTCTTTAGCAAAAGCGATCGCCGTGGCTCTCCCAATACCTGAACTCCCACCCGTAACTAAAACAATTTGGTCATCAAATTTTCTATTCATAGATTTATAACAAGTAAAGTAGGGTTCAGTGCGTAGATCTTAATATGTTCTGCTAGAGTGTAACCTTAACGTAATCAGATAAAAGTCGATCACTACCCTATGAAATGGACTGCGATCGCAGGGAGTTGGCGACAAACTAATCTTGACATAGAAAGCAGAGTGCGAGAGGAAGTGCGATCGCTGCTTGTCCTTGGCAATGGGCTTGTTTCGGGTGGTGCTTTAGGTGTGGATTTCTTTGCGACTGATGAAGCCTTACAAGCTGGTGTTGATGCTAGTCGATTAAAGATTATTATCCCGTCTACGTTGGAGATATACAGCGCTCACTATTTGAATCGTGCTAGCGAAGGTGTAATTAATCATAAGCAAGCAGAATCTCTGATTCTGCAACTAGAAATGGTGAGAGCAATGGGTTGCTTAGTTGAAGGGATTGCCCAAGTCATTGATAAAGAAGCGTATTTTAATCGCATTACTCAAATCATCGATATTGCCGATGAACTCATAGCTTTTCAAATTAATGATAGTGAAGGGACGCAAGACACGATTGATAAGGCGAGAAATAAAGGTATTGGGGTTAAGGTTTTTAGCTACAGAATTTAGACAGTTCTAGTGAAATATCTTTATGAGCTTCCAGACAAAAAAGCGATCGCCAAAGGTAGCGATCGCTTTTTTGTGAGTGTAAACATTTATGTTGAAACAATCTACCGTTAGCTGAACTTAATCATATTTAGCTTGCCATTCGGCAAATCTTCATAAGCATATAAAAATGTTTGGGTAGAGAGTAGAAAGTTCAGCAAGTGCGATAATAGGATCGTTGAGATTAAAAACAAAATTAATTTTGTTTCTCAATAAACTAATAATGCAAGGTGAATTTGTATGAAGCACCAGCCATTAGATTTATCGATTAAGCTGGGTGAGTACAGTTATCAAATCATTCAACAAAACTTTCAGAAGATTGTCGAACAAGAAAAAGGCATCTTTGAAGATAAAGATCCCGAACCGTTGCATCAGATGCGAGTCGGGATGCGCCGTTTGAGAACAGCTATTCAAATATTTGGCTCTGCAATCGTCTTACCAAAGGCTCTAAGCAATCCATCCATCGGAAAAATCGCTAAAAGTTTAGGAGAAACCCGCGATTTAGATGTACTTCAACAAGAATTGATAAACCACTATCAGCCTTTATTGGACAATACAGAAACACCAAAGTTTGATAAAGTTTTGAAACGTTTGCAGAAAAAACGCGATCGCAGCTTTCTCGATTTACAGAAGACGTTGAATGGCGATCGCTATTACGACTTAAAGCAGGGTATCCAATCTTGGCTAGATCGACCGAGATATACAATGATCGGCGATTTGGTAGTTCGAGAAGTTTTGCCCGACTTGCTACTTCCATTAATCTGTCAACTTTTTCTCCACCAAGGGTGGCTGGTAGGAACAACTATTCAGGCAGAAAAAGTCATCGTGATTTCTATTGAAAATTCTGAGGAGTTGCATCAACAACTAAAGCAATTTGTTAATGCTCTCCATGACCTACGCAAACAAATGAAAGGTATTCGCTATCAAGCGGAGTTCTTTTCAGGCTTTTATGAGGCTTCATACCTTGAGAGAATTGAGGAGTTTAAGTCGATCCAAGAAATCTTGGGGCAACTTCATGATCGTGAAGTCTTGCGTCAGTTTTTAGAATCGACATTGAATGCAGATTTGGCAAAGGTGCTACCCACTGTAAACCAGACAATGGAGCAGGAGCAAATCACATTTTGGCAAAATTGGCAGCCCATTCAGCAGCGTTATCTCTCCTTAGACTTTCGCCAATCATTGCGATCTCTACTCTCAACACCGATAGATATTGTACATGCATAACTAGCGCATCAGAGACATTAAATCATTCGGAACTATCCTGCGAATATTTAGATTTAGGAACCTTTGATATATGATTAGCCAAACTTCACCAGTTAGTATCGATCCCCAGTTTTTATCAAGTCCTCATATACTGCTATCTACTCTTCAAGCACTACGCCAGAAGGTTGAAAGTGAAGGAGCCATTACCTTTAATAAATGGCAATCGGGCATTCATCGGGCTGAATTTCTCCCAAGTGCCTTGAATCTAGCTCAATACCTTGCATTACGTCAGTACGACCTCCGCGAACTCCAATCTGCATTAATGCCTTGGGGATTGTCTTCGTTAGGAAGGATTGAAGCAAGGGTATTGCCCAATCTTGATGCTGTGATTGCGGCGCTAGAAGTAATGTGTGGCAACTACTCCACTGAAAGTTTTCACCGTCAACCACTAGAATCCTTTTTTGAAGGCAATCGTTTACTTCTCCAGCATACCAAGGAATTATTTGGGACAGCTTGTCCCCATCGGCGGGTCAGAATTATGGTTACATTGCCCACGGAAGCTGCTACTGACTATGAGTTAGTACGCGAAATTATCCGACGGGGCGCAAACTCTGTGCGAATTAACTGCGCCCATGACAATCCAGAAATATGGGAATCCATGATCGCTTATGTTCGTCGAGCAGCGCAGGAGAATGGAACCTCTTGTAAAGTGATGATGGACTTAGCGGGACCTAAGATCCGCACAGGAGAAGTCCTTAAGCCACCCGATCGAAAGCGGGTATTTCGTGGGGATCGCATCTTGCTCTCGCGATGTGCACCTAAATCTGCAAGTAAATTAGAAACAGGCGAGGCGATCGCATCACCTATAGACCAATTCCAAATTTGCTGTACGGTTCCCGAAATCCTCGATTTATTAGTAGTTGACGCACCCGTATACATTGATGATGGCAAGATTCGGACTCGTGTGGTTGACACCCAATATCGATTACCAGATGGGCAATTAGGGCTATTACTTCAAGTAACCCATGCTAGCCCCAAAGGAGTCAAACTTCGCCCCGAAAAAGGATTGAACTTTCCCAAAACCATTTTATCGCTCAGTCCTCTTACGGCAAAAGATTTAAGCGATCTAGATTTTGTCGCCACTCACGCAGATATGATTGGTTACTCTTTTGTGCAGCAACCTGCTGATATTGATTTACTTCAACAAGAGTTAGGTCTTCGCTTAGATGGCAGAACCCCTATACCTGCGATCGTGGCAAAGATTGAAACGGCGATCGCGGTTTCCAATCTTCCAGAACTCATCATCCATGCAGCAAGTAAACAATCATTTGGTGTGATGATTGCTAGAGGCGACTTAGCCGTTGAAATTGGATATCAAAGATTGACGGAGATTCAAGAAGAAATTCTTTGGATTTGCGAAGCAGCCCATGTACCTGTGATCTGGGCTACACAAGTATTAGAAAGCTTGGTCAAAGATGGAGCGCCTTCACGCGGCGAGATGACCGACGCGGCTATGGCTGAACGTGCTGAGTGCGTGATGTTAAACAAAGGTCCTTTTATTGCCGAAGCCATTACAATTCTCGATGATGTCCTAACTCGGATGGAAGCCCACCAGTCGAAAAAAACGCCCCAGTTGCGAGCATTACACTCTTGGTAAATGACCAGCAATTGCATCGATTTTCTTTAATCTACCTAGCTTTTGAGTAATTTATTATGACTACAAAATTAATCAATATCGAAGTCGATCTTCAAAATCACTACACAGTATCATCCCTAAATCAGGCGATTCAGGATGAATTGATTAAGTATGGAAAACCACTTAATTGGATTGTGGTTGGTGCGGACAAAGAAAGTCAAAAAGTTCGTGTTAAGGCGATTTACCCCACCCAGTCACATCAATAAACTTTTCAACGATATTAATCATCATTTGGGTTGCCCTTCATCAATCGCTATCGTGCATACCTTTTGTCTTTTAAACAGGCTCATTCACGATCAAAAAACTATTGCACGGAAATAAATCCCAGATTCTGACCAATTTGTTGCCCCTGCGGAGAAAGTGCAAACTCGATAAATTGTTTAACAACAGGACTAGTCGTTCTTTTTGCCGCTAAAAATAAGCTGCGACTGATGGGGTATTTCCCAGACTTTATAGCCTCGATATCAGTTGGGGCTACACCATTAATCGACAAAATCCGCACGATCTCTTGTTTTTCAACTTGAGTAGTAGTTGCATAACTAATGCCGTTATCTCCTAGCTCGCGCAAAATTGCTGTCGTCTCGTCTTGTTTCCATGTAATGAAGTTAGTGCTATCAGGAGCAAATTGTTGTCCTGCCAAAACAATATCAAGGAAAGCTTGTCTCGTTCCACTTGTCAAACCGCGATTGATTACTTTAATCGGTAAATTTGTGCCGCCAACCTGTGACCAGTTCGTGATTTTGCCTTGATAAATATCGCGTACTTGCTCCTTGGTTAATCCACCTTTAAACGGATTATTAATGCCGATCACTATAGCGATCGCATCTTTAGCGATCGGTACTAATTGAATCCCTGCTTCAGCTTCTTCGGGTTTCAGTGGACGAGAAGTTGCCGCGATTGCTACTGAGCCGTTAATCAAATTTTTTAAGCCTTGGCTTGAACCAGTAGGACTTCCGTCAGGGACACCATAAGTTGTTGGAGTATTAGGATTAATTTGACTATAAGCATTACGCAAATCTTTGACGAGGGCGACCATTGTCGTACTGCCGTCCATGCTCAAGATACTGGGATTCGGCAAAGTTGTATCAAAATTCAAGCTTGTAACTGATACAGGGTTGTTTGGGGGATTGCTTGAGTTTACTGGGGTAGTTGATTGAGGAGTTGATGGTGACTGATCTTGCTTGCCTTGCTGTGAAAAGTACAAGTAACCACCACCTGCTACACCTGCTGTGATTAGCATCGATAGCACCAAAACTATTGTTTCTTTACCCTGTGACATATCTCTCAGTGCTTCTAATCTTTTCTTAACGGTATCGCAAATTTGACTGCTTACTCAGAACCATCAATAAATCTCTAGGTGAGTCTTCTTTAAATTCAAAAAACCAGTCTTAACCCTAGCTTGCTAGAATAAGATTTTCGTACAGATATCAAAGATGTTTGCTCTAGTTGACTGTAATTGCTTCTATGTTAGCTGTGAGCGAGTGTTTGACCCGTCGCTTGAGGGTAAACCTGTGGTCGTACTGTCGAACAATGACGGCTGCATCGTGGCGCGATC
This genomic interval carries:
- a CDS encoding CHAD domain-containing protein; its protein translation is MKHQPLDLSIKLGEYSYQIIQQNFQKIVEQEKGIFEDKDPEPLHQMRVGMRRLRTAIQIFGSAIVLPKALSNPSIGKIAKSLGETRDLDVLQQELINHYQPLLDNTETPKFDKVLKRLQKKRDRSFLDLQKTLNGDRYYDLKQGIQSWLDRPRYTMIGDLVVREVLPDLLLPLICQLFLHQGWLVGTTIQAEKVIVISIENSEELHQQLKQFVNALHDLRKQMKGIRYQAEFFSGFYEASYLERIEEFKSIQEILGQLHDREVLRQFLESTLNADLAKVLPTVNQTMEQEQITFWQNWQPIQQRYLSLDFRQSLRSLLSTPIDIVHA
- a CDS encoding pyruvate kinase, producing the protein MISQTSPVSIDPQFLSSPHILLSTLQALRQKVESEGAITFNKWQSGIHRAEFLPSALNLAQYLALRQYDLRELQSALMPWGLSSLGRIEARVLPNLDAVIAALEVMCGNYSTESFHRQPLESFFEGNRLLLQHTKELFGTACPHRRVRIMVTLPTEAATDYELVREIIRRGANSVRINCAHDNPEIWESMIAYVRRAAQENGTSCKVMMDLAGPKIRTGEVLKPPDRKRVFRGDRILLSRCAPKSASKLETGEAIASPIDQFQICCTVPEILDLLVVDAPVYIDDGKIRTRVVDTQYRLPDGQLGLLLQVTHASPKGVKLRPEKGLNFPKTILSLSPLTAKDLSDLDFVATHADMIGYSFVQQPADIDLLQQELGLRLDGRTPIPAIVAKIETAIAVSNLPELIIHAASKQSFGVMIARGDLAVEIGYQRLTEIQEEILWICEAAHVPVIWATQVLESLVKDGAPSRGEMTDAAMAERAECVMLNKGPFIAEAITILDDVLTRMEAHQSKKTPQLRALHSW
- a CDS encoding phosphate ABC transporter substrate-binding protein, giving the protein MSQGKETIVLVLSMLITAGVAGGGYLYFSQQGKQDQSPSTPQSTTPVNSSNPPNNPVSVTSLNFDTTLPNPSILSMDGSTTMVALVKDLRNAYSQINPNTPTTYGVPDGSPTGSSQGLKNLINGSVAIAATSRPLKPEEAEAGIQLVPIAKDAIAIVIGINNPFKGGLTKEQVRDIYQGKITNWSQVGGTNLPIKVINRGLTSGTRQAFLDIVLAGQQFAPDSTNFITWKQDETTAILRELGDNGISYATTTQVEKQEIVRILSINGVAPTDIEAIKSGKYPISRSLFLAAKRTTSPVVKQFIEFALSPQGQQIGQNLGFISVQ